One Scomber japonicus isolate fScoJap1 chromosome 1, fScoJap1.pri, whole genome shotgun sequence DNA window includes the following coding sequences:
- the gfod2 gene encoding glucose-fructose oxidoreductase domain-containing protein 2 produces the protein MLPGVGVFGTGSTARVLVPLLKAEGFEVHALWGRSEEEAGCLAKELGIPFHTSRSDDVLLHQDVDLVCIYIPPSMTRQIAVKALGIGKNVVCEKAATAVDSFKMVTAARYYPQLLSIMGNTLRFLPAFVAMRQLLVEGYVGEVQVCDVRVYGPSLLDQSYGWTCEELMGGGGLHTVGSTIIDLLSYLTGARANRVHGLLRTFVQQNGLIRGIRRVTSDDFCFFQMLMGGPGSSSSGVCCTVTLNFNMPGSFVHEVMVVGSTGRLVARGTDLYGQRNGGKGEELLLGDSGWAGPEVKDMPLPHLRGLSSMVKALRQSFQAHEERRSWARGPVAMAPTFEDGLYVQTVVEAVKRSSCSGEWECVEIMSQEPDPNHNLCEALQRNKN, from the exons ATGTTGCCAGGAGTCGGTGTATTTGGCACGGGGAGCACAGCCCGGGTGCTGGTCCCGTTGTTGAAAGCTGAAGGCTTTGAGGTGCATGCACTCTGGGGGCGAAGCGAAGAGGAAGCAGGCTGCTTGGCAAAGGAGCTCGGCATCCCGTTTCATACCAGTCGATCTGATGACGTCCTGCTGCACCAAGATGTCGACCTTGTTTGCATCTATATTCCACCCTCAATGACGCGCCAGATTGCTGTCAAAGCACTGG GTATCGGGAAGAATGTTGTTTGTGAGAAAGCTGCGACTGCTGTGGATTCGTTCAAGATGGTGACTGCAGCCAGGTATTATCCACAGCTGCTCAGCATTATGGGTAATACCCTGCGCTTCCTGCCAGCTTTTGTCGCAATGCGCCAGCTGCTGGTGGAGGGATACGTGGGTGAAGTGCAGGTGTGTGACGTCCGTGTCTACGGCCCCAGCCTCCTGGACCAGTCGTACGGCTGGACGTGTGAGGAGCTGATGGGAGGAGGCGGTCTGCACACTGTCGGCTCCACCATCATTGACCTTTTAAGTTACCTGACAGGGGCACGAGCCAATCGCGTTCATGGCTTACTGCGGACCTTTGTGCAACAGAACGGTTTAATCCGAGGCATTCGACGAGTCACAAGCGATGATTTCTGCTTCTTCCAAATGTTGATGGGTGGACCTGGGTCTTCCTCCAGTGGTGTGTGCTGCACTGTGACCCTGAACTTCAACATGCCTGGGTCGTTTGTGCATGAAGTTATGGTAGTTGGATCCACTGGGAGACTGGTTGCCAGGGGGACGGACCTGTATGGTCAGCGCAACGGCGGTAAAGGTGAGGAGCTGTTGCTAGGGGACAGTGGGTGGGCTGGACCAGAGGTGAAGGACATGCCCTTGCCTCACCTACGGGGACTGAGCTCCATGGTAAAGGCGCTGAGACAGTCGTTTCAGGCTCACGAAGAGCGCAGGTCATGGGCGCGCGGACCAGTCGCCATGGCACCAACGTTTGAGGATGGCCTGTACGTGCAGACGGTGGTGGAGGCTGTGAAACGGTCCAGCTGCAGTGGAGAGTGGGAGTGTGTTGAGATCATGAGCCAAGAGCCCGATCCGAACCACAACCTGTGTGAGGCTCTGCAGAGAAATAAGAACTAA